Proteins encoded by one window of Pseudokineococcus lusitanus:
- a CDS encoding DUF3027 domain-containing protein, producing the protein MPAATPVRRRRAPASDAVLAGAVEVARAAALEVAGRGPRGEELVGEHLGARVEGERLMSHDFACTAPGYHGWTWTVTVARAPRAKAVTVCEAELIAGDEAVLAPEWLPWAERIRPGDVGPADVLPRVEDDERLVPGLVATGEEDEDQVAELVPGVGRVRVLSRDGRLDAAERWYTGEHGPQAESARASAAGCGSCGFYLPLPGAMRQVFGVCANAWSPSDGTVVSVDHGCGAHSETDVEVRRELVPAPVVDDQVLDVVPVA; encoded by the coding sequence GTGCCCGCCGCGACCCCGGTGCGCCGCCGCCGCGCCCCCGCCAGCGACGCCGTCCTGGCCGGTGCCGTGGAGGTCGCCCGGGCCGCCGCGCTCGAGGTCGCCGGCCGCGGGCCGCGCGGCGAGGAGCTCGTGGGCGAGCACCTCGGCGCCCGGGTCGAGGGCGAGCGGCTCATGAGCCACGACTTCGCCTGCACCGCACCCGGCTACCACGGGTGGACGTGGACCGTGACGGTCGCGCGGGCCCCCCGCGCCAAGGCCGTCACCGTCTGCGAGGCCGAGCTCATCGCGGGCGACGAGGCCGTCCTCGCGCCCGAGTGGCTGCCGTGGGCCGAGCGGATCCGGCCGGGCGACGTCGGCCCGGCCGACGTCCTGCCGCGGGTCGAGGACGACGAGCGCCTCGTGCCCGGCCTCGTCGCCACCGGCGAGGAGGACGAGGACCAGGTCGCCGAGCTCGTCCCCGGCGTCGGACGGGTCCGCGTCCTCTCGCGCGACGGCCGCCTCGACGCGGCCGAGCGCTGGTACACCGGCGAGCACGGCCCGCAGGCGGAGAGCGCCCGCGCCAGCGCCGCCGGGTGCGGCAGCTGCGGCTTCTACCTCCCGCTGCCCGGCGCCATGCGCCAGGTCTTCGGCGTCTGCGCCAACGCGTGGTCGCCCTCCGACGGCACGGTCGTCAGCGTCGACCACGGCTGCGGCGCCCACAGCGAGACGGACGTCGAGGTGCGGCGCGAGCTCGTGCCGGCGCCGGTCGTGGACGACCAGGTCCTCGACGTCGTCCCCGTCGCCTGA
- a CDS encoding sacsin N-terminal ATP-binding-like domain-containing protein: MLVELAQNAADAAVRGGLDGRGRLLLRLVGTSDGAVLLAAGDGAPLDAAGTRALAGLRASTKRVEPGEGVDPVPEGVVGRFGVGFTAVLAVTDAPALVTATGGVGFDRARVAPLLADAAAGDPTGALADEVRRRAGSLPVLRTPAPVDAGSVPASADVRALLADGWSTVVVLPLRPDAVAAARRQLDDVDDLLLLSLPALSEVRVERPDVPPRVVRDVAERWHVLRRSGSHEAAALAGRPAEEQASRRWALAWALPRRAPEPVDAWAAALGAVAGGAVAGPGVVFAPTPTDEPLPWAAVLVATLPLEPTRRHVEPGPATDAVLHAAAAAYADLLGERAADDAAGPAGPDVLDLVPVGPVGGWLDAALRRALDDVLPDVPLLRPAGGSPLLLAGRRALALEEGGTEPDAAALGALAVAEPALVAAPRRHRAALETLGVGRLPLADLVDGWPLPRPGDDLADPLGDEPSGGAGGLAGWRALAAALAPLALDQRAREALAGLPVPLVGGRWVRGCRGALLGGPAADALVAAPDDGDGARDAVATLLAEHGLRLVDPAAADDPAAAALLERLGAVPAGAAALLDDPATGVAVRAVADALVDDELDDLVAGLAAGADADDVVDALADVVLGWLAADGDDRDRDAAPVGVVPGRRSWLLDLPLRDVDDELAPAGSLVLPGSRAEEVLDPDEVVPVADELVARWSAAVLVAAGVTASASVLHWPAVDLDDPPEELADAAGSWLDDVADRTGEAGGWEVEEVALVRDLDLVRGGGGRADRVVGQVAAALDAPAARDVLTAEVRLRGPAGETLVVPSPTASLLRRAVLDVDAGPVAADDADVHLRALLPPAGGPTSRGALPPAWAAAAGVVRAWSELDARTWPSLLQGSAALAVPGAGGSAEAWLVAWRHLAAWAATAPDVADARWTGDLVGLGDGVSTRDGPGGAVLVDDPFAVAHPACATSVVVPRGSAATVAGLLGLETVADRLDPDAVDPHVVVDGGREVDVPAAVRAVLRLAGGADAGTVRLRLHDRLVVAGEVVDAWVVDGDGPEPAAPVAHGTDARSAGRALAWAAGAWGARSAVVELLVEAGLPAGSRPAPGWRALVDAAFDA; encoded by the coding sequence GTGCTCGTCGAGCTGGCGCAGAACGCCGCCGACGCCGCCGTCCGCGGGGGCCTCGACGGCCGCGGCCGGCTGCTGCTCCGCCTCGTCGGCACCTCCGACGGGGCGGTGCTCCTCGCCGCGGGCGACGGCGCCCCGCTCGACGCCGCCGGGACCCGAGCGCTCGCGGGGCTCCGCGCCTCGACGAAGCGCGTCGAGCCGGGGGAGGGCGTCGACCCGGTGCCCGAGGGCGTCGTCGGGCGCTTCGGCGTCGGCTTCACCGCGGTGCTCGCCGTCACCGACGCGCCGGCGCTCGTCACGGCCACGGGGGGCGTGGGCTTCGACCGCGCCCGGGTGGCTCCGCTGCTCGCCGACGCGGCGGCGGGCGACCCGACCGGCGCGCTGGCCGACGAGGTGCGTCGGCGCGCGGGCTCGCTGCCGGTGCTGCGCACCCCGGCCCCCGTGGACGCCGGCTCGGTCCCGGCGTCCGCCGACGTCCGGGCGCTGCTGGCCGACGGGTGGTCGACGGTCGTCGTCCTGCCGCTGCGGCCCGACGCCGTCGCGGCGGCGCGCCGGCAGCTCGACGACGTCGACGACCTCCTGCTCCTGTCGCTGCCGGCGCTGTCCGAGGTCCGCGTGGAGCGGCCGGACGTGCCGCCGCGGGTGGTCCGCGACGTCGCCGAGCGCTGGCACGTGCTGCGCCGCAGCGGGTCGCACGAGGCGGCGGCGCTGGCGGGACGTCCGGCCGAGGAGCAGGCGTCGCGGCGGTGGGCGCTCGCGTGGGCGCTGCCGCGGCGGGCGCCGGAGCCGGTGGACGCCTGGGCGGCGGCGCTGGGGGCCGTCGCCGGCGGTGCCGTGGCTGGGCCCGGCGTCGTCTTCGCGCCGACGCCGACCGACGAGCCGCTCCCGTGGGCCGCGGTGCTCGTCGCGACGCTGCCGCTCGAGCCGACGCGGCGGCACGTCGAGCCGGGGCCCGCGACGGACGCCGTCCTGCACGCGGCGGCGGCGGCGTACGCCGACCTGCTGGGGGAGAGGGCGGCCGACGACGCCGCCGGCCCCGCCGGCCCCGACGTCCTCGACCTCGTGCCGGTCGGTCCCGTGGGCGGGTGGCTCGACGCCGCCTTGCGCCGCGCCCTCGACGACGTCCTGCCCGACGTGCCGCTCCTGCGACCGGCCGGGGGGAGCCCGCTCCTCCTGGCGGGACGGCGGGCGCTGGCGCTCGAGGAGGGGGGCACGGAGCCGGACGCGGCGGCGCTCGGGGCCCTCGCCGTCGCCGAGCCGGCGCTCGTGGCGGCGCCCCGGCGGCACCGGGCCGCGCTGGAGACGCTCGGGGTCGGGCGGCTGCCGCTGGCCGACCTCGTCGACGGCTGGCCCCTCCCGCGGCCCGGCGACGACCTCGCGGACCCGCTCGGTGACGAGCCGTCCGGTGGCGCAGGCGGTCTCGCCGGGTGGCGGGCCCTCGCGGCGGCGCTGGCCCCGCTCGCGCTCGACCAGCGCGCCCGCGAGGCGCTCGCCGGGCTGCCGGTGCCGCTCGTGGGCGGGCGGTGGGTGCGGGGGTGCCGCGGCGCGCTGCTCGGCGGTCCGGCGGCCGACGCGCTCGTCGCGGCGCCCGACGACGGCGACGGGGCCCGGGACGCCGTGGCGACGCTGCTCGCCGAGCACGGGCTGCGGCTCGTCGACCCGGCCGCGGCCGACGACCCCGCGGCAGCGGCGCTCCTCGAACGGCTCGGCGCCGTGCCCGCGGGCGCGGCGGCCCTGCTCGACGACCCGGCGACGGGCGTCGCCGTCCGCGCCGTCGCGGACGCGCTCGTCGACGACGAGCTCGACGACCTCGTCGCCGGGCTCGCCGCGGGCGCGGACGCCGACGACGTCGTCGACGCCCTGGCCGACGTGGTGCTCGGCTGGCTCGCGGCGGACGGCGACGACCGCGACCGGGACGCGGCGCCCGTCGGCGTCGTCCCCGGGCGCCGCTCGTGGCTGCTCGACCTGCCGCTGCGCGACGTCGACGACGAGCTCGCCCCCGCCGGCTCGCTCGTGCTGCCGGGGTCGCGGGCCGAGGAGGTGCTCGACCCGGACGAGGTCGTCCCGGTCGCGGACGAGCTCGTCGCGCGGTGGTCGGCGGCGGTGCTCGTGGCGGCGGGCGTCACGGCGTCCGCGTCGGTCCTGCACTGGCCCGCCGTGGACCTCGACGACCCGCCCGAGGAGCTGGCGGACGCCGCGGGCTCCTGGCTCGACGACGTCGCCGACCGCACGGGCGAGGCCGGCGGGTGGGAGGTCGAGGAGGTGGCGCTCGTCCGCGACCTCGACCTCGTGCGCGGGGGAGGCGGTCGGGCCGACCGCGTCGTGGGGCAGGTCGCCGCGGCGCTCGACGCCCCGGCGGCCCGGGACGTCCTCACCGCGGAGGTGCGGCTGCGCGGCCCGGCGGGGGAGACCCTCGTCGTCCCGTCGCCGACGGCGTCGCTGCTGCGGCGGGCGGTCCTGGACGTCGACGCGGGACCCGTCGCGGCCGACGACGCCGACGTGCACCTCCGGGCGCTGCTCCCCCCGGCGGGCGGGCCGACCAGCCGGGGCGCGCTGCCGCCGGCGTGGGCTGCTGCCGCCGGCGTCGTCCGCGCCTGGTCCGAGCTCGACGCGCGGACGTGGCCGTCGCTGCTCCAGGGGTCGGCGGCGCTCGCCGTCCCGGGCGCCGGTGGCTCGGCGGAGGCGTGGCTGGTGGCGTGGCGCCACCTGGCCGCCTGGGCGGCGACGGCCCCGGACGTCGCGGACGCGCGGTGGACGGGCGACCTCGTCGGCCTCGGCGACGGCGTGTCGACGCGGGACGGCCCGGGCGGCGCCGTGCTCGTCGACGACCCCTTCGCCGTCGCCCACCCCGCCTGCGCGACGTCGGTGGTCGTCCCGCGCGGGTCGGCCGCGACGGTGGCCGGGCTGCTGGGGCTGGAGACGGTCGCCGACCGGCTGGACCCGGACGCCGTCGACCCGCACGTCGTGGTCGACGGCGGTCGCGAGGTCGACGTCCCCGCCGCCGTCCGCGCGGTCCTGCGCCTGGCCGGGGGAGCGGACGCCGGCACGGTGCGGCTCCGCCTGCACGACCGTCTCGTCGTCGCGGGGGAAGTCGTCGACGCGTGGGTGGTCGACGGCGACGGCCCCGAGCCCGCGGCACCGGTCGCGCACGGCACCGACGCCCGCTCCGCCGGGCGAGCGCTGGCGTGGGCGGCCGGCGCCTGGGGAGCCCGCTCGGCCGTGGTCGAGCTCCTGGTCGAGGCCGGACTGCCGGCAGGGTCGAGGCCGGCGCCGGGATGGCGGGCGCTCGTCGACGCGGCCTTCGACGCCTGA
- a CDS encoding dihydrofolate reductase family protein, whose product MPQLLKVQNFTVSADGYGAGDDQSLDRPFGHADPGSLLSWVFPTASFPGRTTPGGTRGLDDHLARDFHHGIGAEIMGAHKFSPHRGPWTDHEWHGWWGDEPPFHTPVFVLTHHHRPSFTLADTTFHFVDGPLEDVLDHAREAAQGRDVRLGGGAQTIRAFLEADLVDTLHVAVAPLELGSGTRLWTSPDELDDRYHHDVVPSPSGVVHHLLWRR is encoded by the coding sequence ATGCCGCAGCTGCTGAAGGTCCAGAACTTCACCGTCTCCGCCGACGGCTACGGCGCAGGTGACGACCAGAGCCTGGACCGGCCCTTCGGCCACGCTGACCCGGGCTCGTTGCTGTCCTGGGTCTTCCCCACCGCCAGCTTTCCCGGTCGCACCACCCCCGGCGGCACGCGAGGGCTCGACGACCACCTCGCCCGCGACTTCCACCACGGCATCGGCGCCGAGATCATGGGGGCCCACAAGTTCAGCCCGCACCGGGGACCGTGGACCGACCACGAGTGGCACGGCTGGTGGGGCGACGAGCCGCCGTTCCACACGCCGGTCTTCGTCCTCACACACCACCACCGCCCCTCCTTCACCCTCGCCGACACGACCTTCCACTTCGTCGACGGCCCCCTCGAGGACGTCCTCGACCACGCACGAGAGGCCGCCCAGGGCCGCGACGTCCGCCTCGGCGGAGGTGCGCAGACCATCCGCGCCTTCCTCGAGGCCGACCTCGTCGACACCCTCCACGTCGCCGTCGCCCCGCTCGAGCTCGGCTCAGGTACCAGGCTCTGGACATCCCCCGACGAGCTCGACGACCGCTACCACCACGACGTCGTCCCCAGTCCCAGCGGAGTGGTTCACCACCTGCTCTGGCGGCGCTGA
- a CDS encoding GNAT family N-acetyltransferase, with the protein MGVPTWPSTPGLRTSRLDLEPLRVEHADEAATALADPVLHRHTRGHPAGPDELRDRYARQVGGHSPDGRHGWLNWVLRERSSGRLVGTVQATTSQAADGTRCAELAWVVATGHQGQRLAVEAASVVAAWLIDRGTTDLVAHVHPDNLASAVTAHRLGMNPTPAVVDGEVEWRGRPGRPIR; encoded by the coding sequence GTGGGCGTCCCGACCTGGCCCTCCACGCCGGGGCTGAGGACGTCCCGGCTCGACCTCGAGCCGTTGCGCGTCGAGCACGCCGACGAGGCAGCCACCGCCCTTGCTGACCCCGTTCTGCACCGCCACACCCGTGGGCACCCCGCCGGCCCTGACGAGCTGCGGGACCGCTACGCCCGCCAGGTCGGCGGCCACTCCCCCGACGGCCGGCACGGCTGGCTGAACTGGGTGCTGCGGGAGCGCAGCTCCGGTCGGCTCGTCGGCACCGTCCAGGCGACCACCAGCCAGGCCGCTGACGGCACCCGCTGCGCCGAGCTGGCCTGGGTCGTCGCCACCGGTCATCAGGGGCAGCGTCTGGCCGTCGAGGCGGCGTCGGTCGTCGCAGCGTGGTTGATCGACAGAGGCACGACGGACCTGGTCGCGCACGTCCACCCCGACAACCTCGCCTCAGCGGTCACGGCGCACCGCCTCGGCATGAACCCGACCCCTGCCGTCGTCGACGGCGAGGTCGAGTGGCGCGGCCGGCCCGGTAGGCCGATCCGCTGA
- a CDS encoding EAL domain-containing protein, which produces MVLATQVDHTAAALRTVARRNGLSLRPLAPGLLAMDTDRAQDFFVLAGEALSSVEAAEVRCAVLPSRDLPDVALLSQALRAPTLATAGARVVHGDLLPLFADEGACFHAVYQPIVSLPGRDQVGVEALLRATAPDGRAVTPDELFPAAHAAGWTHLVDRVGRTTALRDAGGWLPADQMLFINFIPTSIYRPEVCLRTTETAAQEAGIDLGQVVFEVTEGHHVRDVDHLEQVFGYYRSHGCKVALDDLGSGYSSLNMLVRLLPDIVKLDKDLVQALPHPTSRAVVTAIVDITHSYGGRVLAECVETEEQAEVATDLGVDLGQGWLFGRPRRPSEAAGGVRPARTKAARARVPAPRAVDDGAVPAPDPSRPDPAVAVAVPPGLDEVSPGPTGMSELLVRAVDTGVNAVVVADLQAPDHPMLYVNPAFEQMTGYSAAEVVGRNCRMLQGEGTDPATVRELSLAIGRGEEHRCVIRNYRKDGTPWWNELHLSPVRDRAGALTHYLGYQHDVTTRIETEEALARQATCDSLTGLANRNHLFAGLQAALDDAVRTDRAVAVLFVDLDAFKAVNDTHGHAAGDSVLVQVAQRLRAGLRSQDLICRNGGDEFVAVLADLDPLDAVRVAERAAADITAALRRPFVVGARAITLGGSVGVSVHPDHGTGADQLLALADADMYEAKKGRREAPVR; this is translated from the coding sequence GTGGTCCTCGCGACGCAGGTCGACCACACCGCGGCTGCGCTGCGCACGGTGGCGCGCCGGAACGGCCTGAGCCTGCGGCCGTTGGCTCCGGGCCTGCTCGCGATGGACACCGACCGGGCGCAGGACTTCTTCGTCCTCGCCGGCGAGGCACTCTCCTCGGTGGAGGCCGCGGAGGTGCGGTGCGCGGTCCTGCCGAGCCGGGACCTCCCCGACGTCGCGCTGCTCAGCCAGGCCCTGCGCGCGCCCACGTTGGCGACGGCGGGCGCCCGCGTGGTCCACGGCGACCTGCTGCCCCTCTTCGCCGACGAGGGCGCGTGCTTCCACGCCGTCTACCAGCCGATCGTCAGCCTGCCCGGGCGCGACCAGGTCGGGGTCGAGGCGCTGCTGCGCGCGACCGCCCCGGACGGGCGCGCGGTGACGCCCGACGAGCTCTTCCCCGCCGCCCACGCCGCCGGCTGGACCCACCTGGTCGACCGGGTGGGGCGCACGACTGCGCTGCGCGACGCCGGCGGCTGGCTGCCGGCCGACCAGATGCTCTTCATCAACTTCATCCCCACCTCGATCTACCGGCCGGAGGTGTGCCTGCGCACCACCGAGACCGCCGCCCAGGAGGCGGGGATCGACCTCGGGCAGGTGGTCTTCGAGGTCACCGAGGGCCACCACGTCCGTGACGTCGACCACCTGGAGCAGGTGTTCGGGTACTACCGCTCGCACGGCTGCAAGGTCGCCCTCGACGACCTCGGGTCGGGCTACTCCTCGCTCAACATGCTGGTGCGCCTGCTCCCGGACATCGTCAAGCTCGACAAGGACCTGGTCCAGGCCCTGCCGCACCCGACCTCGCGCGCGGTGGTCACCGCGATCGTCGACATCACCCACTCCTACGGCGGCCGCGTCCTCGCCGAGTGCGTCGAGACGGAGGAGCAGGCCGAGGTGGCCACCGACCTGGGGGTCGACCTCGGCCAGGGCTGGCTGTTCGGGCGCCCCCGACGGCCGTCCGAGGCAGCCGGAGGTGTCCGACCGGCTCGGACGAAGGCTGCTCGGGCCCGTGTCCCCGCCCCGCGGGCCGTGGACGACGGCGCCGTCCCGGCCCCCGACCCCAGCCGACCGGACCCGGCCGTCGCGGTGGCCGTGCCGCCCGGCCTCGACGAGGTGAGCCCGGGGCCGACGGGGATGTCGGAGCTGCTGGTGCGGGCTGTCGACACCGGCGTGAACGCCGTCGTCGTCGCCGACCTCCAGGCGCCGGACCACCCCATGCTCTACGTCAACCCCGCCTTCGAGCAGATGACCGGCTACAGCGCTGCCGAGGTGGTCGGCCGGAACTGCCGGATGCTGCAGGGCGAGGGCACCGACCCCGCGACGGTGCGCGAGCTCTCGCTCGCGATCGGCCGCGGCGAGGAGCACCGCTGCGTGATCCGCAACTACCGCAAGGACGGCACGCCCTGGTGGAACGAGCTGCACCTCTCGCCGGTGCGTGACCGGGCGGGTGCGTTGACGCACTACCTGGGCTACCAGCACGACGTCACCACCCGGATCGAGACCGAGGAGGCGCTGGCCCGCCAGGCGACGTGCGACAGCCTGACGGGGCTGGCCAACCGCAACCACCTCTTCGCCGGGCTGCAGGCCGCGCTCGACGACGCGGTGCGCACGGACCGGGCGGTGGCGGTCCTCTTCGTCGACCTGGACGCGTTCAAGGCCGTCAACGACACCCACGGCCACGCCGCCGGCGACAGCGTCCTGGTCCAGGTCGCCCAGCGGTTGCGCGCCGGCCTGCGGAGCCAGGACCTGATCTGCCGCAACGGCGGTGACGAGTTCGTCGCCGTGCTCGCCGACCTCGACCCCCTCGACGCCGTCCGGGTCGCCGAGCGTGCCGCCGCGGACATCACCGCTGCTCTGCGACGCCCCTTCGTGGTGGGAGCCCGGGCGATCACCCTCGGCGGCAGCGTGGGGGTCTCGGTCCACCCCGACCACGGCACCGGGGCCGACCAGCTGCTCGCCCTGGCCGACGCCGACATGTACGAGGCCAAGAAGGGCCGTCGGGAGGCGCCGGTCCGGTAG
- a CDS encoding haloacid dehalogenase-like hydrolase, whose product MSEGASGPTPGRAVVVFDLDGTLLSGDAFALFLVHLLRRPPARAAVAVVTAPVWLPAFLLTPTRLAAERYLVWWAAVGMDDETFTARAARVAADHAGPLSGRATPAVIARLREHQGRGDRVVVATGCASPLAEHVCVALGLDDVEVVASTLTRTRWGLPRAVPARGEGKLRALASAGVTLPVDHAYSDSPTDLPLLRAARVPHVVDASPRHLRRLRRALGPDVDVISTA is encoded by the coding sequence ATGAGCGAGGGAGCCTCGGGGCCGACGCCCGGGAGGGCCGTCGTCGTCTTCGACCTCGACGGCACGTTGCTCAGCGGGGACGCCTTCGCCCTCTTCCTCGTCCACCTGCTGCGACGCCCGCCCGCCCGCGCTGCCGTCGCCGTCGTCACGGCGCCGGTGTGGCTGCCCGCCTTCCTGCTCACCCCGACGAGGCTGGCGGCCGAGAGGTACCTGGTGTGGTGGGCAGCCGTCGGGATGGACGACGAGACCTTCACGGCGAGGGCGGCCCGCGTCGCCGCCGACCACGCCGGTCCGCTCTCCGGCCGCGCCACCCCGGCGGTCATCGCCCGTCTGCGGGAGCACCAGGGCCGGGGGGACCGTGTGGTGGTCGCGACCGGGTGCGCGTCGCCGCTCGCCGAGCACGTGTGCGTCGCGCTCGGCCTGGACGACGTCGAGGTCGTCGCCTCGACGCTCACCCGCACCCGGTGGGGACTCCCGCGGGCGGTGCCCGCGCGCGGGGAGGGCAAGCTGCGCGCGCTGGCCTCGGCCGGCGTGACGCTGCCCGTCGACCACGCCTACTCCGACAGCCCCACCGACCTGCCGCTGCTGCGGGCCGCGCGCGTCCCGCACGTGGTCGACGCCTCACCGCGTCACCTCCGACGCCTCCGTCGGGCCCTCGGCCCCGACGTCGACGTCATCTCCACGGCCTGA
- a CDS encoding phosphotransferase, with protein sequence MAHGAMHPGQVTVTTTALAEAVTRQFPQLRATEVVEVASAGTEIAPYRVGTSLLARVPLVPVVGRAARARVEAEGRHARVLGERLPVAVPRLVGVGEPFAGYDGVWSLWTWLDGCSLDQVLDDDGGGCDLGALAQDLARLLRAQRAVPAAGGWSGTGRGGRPLADTEWVRSSIRAGAHLVDPVAATRVWEVALAAPAYLGPPTSIHADALPGNLLVADGRLSGVVDITEPVVGDPASDLQPAWVVFDEPERSAFRDAMALDDAAWQRGRGWALEMAVGGLHHYERTNPGFFRMARRTLRRLVDTS encoded by the coding sequence GTGGCGCACGGTGCCATGCACCCGGGGCAGGTGACGGTGACCACGACGGCGCTGGCCGAGGCGGTGACCAGGCAGTTCCCGCAGCTCCGCGCGACCGAGGTCGTCGAGGTGGCCTCGGCGGGCACGGAGATCGCGCCATACCGCGTCGGGACCTCGCTCCTCGCCCGGGTGCCGCTCGTGCCCGTCGTCGGTCGTGCGGCGAGAGCGCGGGTGGAGGCCGAGGGGCGTCACGCCCGCGTCCTCGGCGAGCGGCTGCCCGTCGCGGTACCACGCCTCGTCGGCGTCGGGGAGCCCTTCGCCGGGTACGACGGGGTGTGGTCGCTGTGGACCTGGCTCGACGGATGCTCCCTCGACCAGGTGCTGGACGACGACGGAGGCGGCTGCGACCTCGGTGCCCTGGCGCAGGACCTGGCCCGGCTCCTCAGGGCGCAGCGGGCGGTGCCGGCGGCAGGCGGGTGGAGCGGCACGGGCCGCGGCGGCCGCCCGCTGGCGGACACGGAGTGGGTGCGCTCCTCCATCCGCGCCGGTGCGCACCTGGTCGACCCGGTCGCGGCGACGAGGGTGTGGGAGGTCGCCCTGGCCGCGCCCGCGTACCTCGGGCCCCCGACGAGCATTCACGCCGACGCCCTGCCGGGGAACCTCCTCGTCGCCGACGGCCGCCTCAGCGGCGTCGTCGACATCACCGAGCCGGTGGTCGGCGACCCCGCCTCGGACCTGCAACCAGCGTGGGTGGTCTTCGACGAGCCGGAGCGGTCAGCCTTCCGCGACGCCATGGCGCTGGACGACGCCGCCTGGCAGCGGGGCCGGGGCTGGGCCCTCGAGATGGCCGTCGGAGGGCTCCACCACTACGAGCGCACGAACCCGGGCTTCTTCCGGATGGCACGACGCACCCTGCGACGGCTGGTCGACACCTCCTGA
- a CDS encoding MerR family transcriptional regulator: protein MPSPFVPPRHVLIGDAAAFVGTTPRAIRHYHDIGLLPEPPRGADDRRRYGYDDMVRLLWIRTMADAGLALDDIRDAFDGAAPAGDVARADADRDVEDVLERLEASLAAKEAELQRQRAAVRSMRARGSRTGLLSDLVADRLAPLPAGALRESDLDDLLVTERMLGPLGAAFRASRFIALATHPDLREEADRVEAAEAELDDTVAVDDPRVAEVAAARHAVERELDAVVERSGLAADEEALFAAWDAQHPVPATEGSACTQGEGSMTLLDASRLLPYDLSPARLRCLELAEELAVRDLPAP from the coding sequence ATGCCCTCGCCCTTCGTCCCGCCGCGCCACGTGCTCATCGGCGACGCCGCCGCCTTCGTCGGCACGACGCCGCGGGCCATCCGCCACTACCACGACATCGGGCTGCTCCCGGAGCCGCCGCGGGGCGCCGACGACCGCCGTCGCTACGGGTACGACGACATGGTCCGGCTGCTGTGGATCCGGACGATGGCCGACGCCGGTCTCGCGCTCGACGACATCCGCGACGCCTTCGACGGCGCGGCCCCCGCCGGGGACGTCGCCCGGGCCGACGCCGACCGCGACGTCGAGGACGTGCTCGAGCGGTTGGAGGCCTCCCTCGCCGCGAAGGAGGCCGAGCTGCAGCGCCAGCGGGCCGCCGTGCGGAGCATGCGGGCCCGGGGCAGCCGGACGGGCCTCCTGTCGGACCTGGTCGCCGACCGCCTCGCGCCGCTGCCCGCGGGCGCCCTGCGGGAGTCCGACCTGGACGACCTGCTGGTCACCGAGCGGATGCTCGGGCCCCTCGGGGCGGCCTTCCGCGCGAGCCGCTTCATCGCCCTGGCCACCCACCCGGACCTGCGGGAGGAGGCCGACCGCGTCGAGGCCGCCGAGGCGGAGCTCGACGACACGGTCGCCGTCGACGACCCCCGGGTGGCCGAGGTGGCCGCCGCGCGGCACGCCGTCGAGCGGGAGCTGGACGCGGTCGTCGAGCGCTCCGGCCTCGCGGCGGACGAGGAGGCCCTCTTCGCCGCCTGGGACGCGCAGCACCCCGTGCCCGCGACGGAGGGGTCCGCCTGCACCCAGGGGGAGGGCTCCATGACCCTGCTCGACGCCTCGCGCCTGCTGCCGTACGACCTGTCCCCGGCCCGTCTGCGGTGCCTCGAGCTGGCCGAGGAGCTCGCGGTCCGCGACCTGCCCGCCCCCTGA
- a CDS encoding class I SAM-dependent methyltransferase: MSDGSVERALGALVVGDVDGARREVSRGGTPLARALAEHLRDDGHGSVYDQPAAFEAFIRGGGNVGLYAAVSAALADLYDRHRPTSVLDVGCGDGTALLPALAAASHHPGRLDLLEPSAPLLDAALREVGRWQDAAGSGTQVTSRPTTAQVLAADLAAGTGEDATWDVLQSTFALHTVEHGPRTEVLRRLRPRVDRLAVVEFDVPDVAVGSPEHVRFLARTYEQGLAEYTDDRDLVAQGFLLPVLTGQLRPGAVRATFEQPAGAWTRQLEDAGWADVAVRPLHDYWSSPAFLLTARGGAGAV, translated from the coding sequence ATGAGCGACGGGTCGGTGGAGCGCGCCCTGGGCGCCCTGGTGGTCGGCGACGTCGACGGGGCCCGCCGGGAGGTGAGCCGTGGCGGCACGCCGCTGGCCCGGGCCCTGGCCGAGCACCTGCGCGACGACGGCCACGGGTCGGTCTACGACCAGCCGGCCGCCTTCGAGGCCTTCATCCGCGGCGGCGGCAACGTGGGGCTCTACGCCGCGGTGAGCGCCGCCCTGGCCGACCTCTACGACCGGCACCGGCCGACCTCGGTGCTCGACGTCGGCTGCGGGGACGGCACGGCGCTCCTGCCGGCGCTCGCGGCGGCCTCGCACCACCCGGGGCGGCTCGACCTCCTCGAGCCGTCCGCCCCGCTGCTCGACGCCGCCCTGCGAGAGGTGGGGCGCTGGCAGGACGCCGCCGGCTCGGGGACGCAGGTGACCAGCCGACCGACCACCGCGCAGGTGCTCGCGGCCGACCTGGCCGCCGGCACCGGCGAGGACGCCACGTGGGACGTGCTGCAGTCGACCTTCGCCCTCCACACCGTGGAGCACGGGCCGCGCACCGAGGTGCTGCGTCGCCTGCGCCCCCGCGTGGACCGCCTGGCGGTCGTGGAGTTCGACGTCCCCGACGTCGCGGTGGGCAGCCCCGAGCACGTGCGCTTCCTCGCCCGGACCTACGAGCAGGGGCTGGCCGAGTACACCGACGACCGGGACCTCGTCGCCCAGGGCTTCCTCCTGCCCGTGCTCACCGGGCAGCTGAGGCCGGGAGCGGTCCGGGCCACCTTCGAGCAGCCCGCGGGCGCCTGGACGCGACAGCTGGAGGACGCCGGCTGGGCCGACGTGGCCGTCCGCCCCCTGCACGACTACTGGTCCTCCCCCGCGTTCCTGCTCACCGCCCGGGGCGGGGCCGGCGCCGTCTGA